In Candidatus Pantoea floridensis, the genomic window GGCGTTACAACAGGAGAGCAAAGCGCGCGCATTAAGCCGTATGTTGAGCCGTGATGCGCCACTGCCGGTTATCGTTGATGAGATTATCAGCGGCGATGCCTGGGGCTATCGCCGTCGTGCCCGTTTAGGGTTGCAGTGGCAGCCAAAACAGCAGCGTCTGCAAATGGGTTTTCGTCAGGCGGCCAGCAATGACCTGGTTGAACTGAAGCAATGCCCGGTTTTGGTGCCCGAACTTGAAGCGTTGTTAGCGCCGTTGTACCGCTGTCTGAGTGAACTAAGCGCGGCTCGACGTTTGGGCCACGTTGAATTGGTGCTGGCAGACAATGGTCCGCTGATGGTACTTCGTCATCTTGATGCGTTATCGCTAGGCGATCGTGCAAAGCTGGAACGCTTTTCGCATGAGCAGCAGGTAATGCTCTATTTGGCTGATGGCAGTGACACTTTGCAGGCCCTGAGCGATCGCGAACCGTTTTATCGTTCTTATGATTTACCTCTCACTTTTAGCCCGCAAAATTTTATTCAGGTGAACGATAGGGTGAACCAGCAGATGGTGGCAAAAGCCATTGAGTGGCTGGATTTACAGCCGGAAGATCGCGTGCTGGATCTGTTCTGTGGCATGGGAAATTTCACTTTGCCTGTGGGAAAATTCGTACAAAATGCAGTAGGTGTGGAGGGTGTTGCAGCATTAGTGCAACAGGCAGCGTATAATGCATCCCAGAATAATCTTGGGAATGTTCGCTTTTTCCAGCATAACCTGGAAGAGGACGTGACGCGTCAGCCTTGGGCGACGCAGGGATTTAACAAGGTGTTACTGGATCCAGCACGTGCTGGGGCTGCGGGCGTAATGGCGCATGTGGTTAAACTTGCGCCGGAACGTGTGGTCTATGTTTCCTGTAACCCAACAACACTTGCACGCGACAGTCAAACATTGCTGTCAGCGGGCTACCAATTGGAAAGGGTTGCGATGCTGGATATGTTCCCACATACCAGTCATCTCGAGTCCATGGTGCTATTTAGCAAAACATAAGCGATGTCCACATCGCTGTGGCAGGAGAGGATATGGTTGCGGTTAGAAGTGCGCATTTAAATACGGCGGGTGAGTTTGCCCTTGACCAGTGGATCGCCAGTTTAAGTATCAACAATCCGCAATCTTGCCAGCGACTGGCGGATGCGTGGCGCTACTGTGAAGCCGAAACGCACAACCATCCTGATCAGGCTCTGCTGCTGTGGCGTGGCATTGAGATGGTGGAAATCCTCACCATGCTCAGCATGGACATTGATAGCCTGCGCGCTGCGCTGCTGTTTCCGTTAGCCAATGCCGATGTGGTGAGCGAAGAGGATCTGGAGCAAGCGTTCGGCAAAGGCATTGTCATGCTGGTGCACGGCGTACGCGATATGGATGCCATTCGCCAGCTGAAAGCCATTCATAACGATTCGATGGCCTCTGAGCAGGTGGATAATGTCCGCCGTATGCTGCTGGCGATGGTGGAAGATTTCCGCTGCGTGGTCATCAAGCTCGCCGAACGCATTGCGCATCTGCGTGAAATGAAAGATGCGCCTGAAGATGAGCGCGTGCTTGCGGCGAAAGAGAGCACCAATATCTACGCGCCGCTGGCCAATCGTCTGGGTATCGGTCAGCTCAAATGGGAGCTGGAAGACTACTGCTTCCGCTATCTGCACCCCGACGAATATAAGCGCATCGCTAAATTGCTGCATGAGCGCCGTATCGACCGCGAAGGGTATATTGAGAGCTTCGTGGAGAACCTGCGCGCAGAAATGCAGAAAGAGGGCGTGCGGGCAGAAGTGTACGGCCGCCCGAAACACATCTACAGCATCTGGCGCAAGATGCAGAAGAAGTCATTAGCGTTTGATGAACTGTTTGACGTACGCGCGGTGCGTATTGTCGCTGAGCGTCTGCAGGATTGCTACGGCGCGCTGGGAACGGTGCACACGCTGTACCGCCATTTGCCGAGTGAGTTTGACGATTACGTCGCTAATCCGAAACCCAACGGCTATCAATCCATTCATACCGTGGTGCTGGGACCGCAGGGCAAAACGGTTGAAATCCAGATTCGTACGCGTCAAATGCACGAAGATGCGGAACTGGGCGTAGCGGCGCACTGGAAGTACAAAGAAGGGCCGACCACCAGCAACGCGCGCGGCGCGGCGGGACACGAAG contains:
- the rlmD gene encoding 23S rRNA (uracil(1939)-C(5))-methyltransferase RlmD, encoding MAQFYSAKQRVATKQRLSVTIEDLDPFGQGVARHKGKAMFVSGALPGEQADVTVQEDKRQYARAKATKIINPSPQREKPRCVHFGVCGGCQQQHASVALQQESKARALSRMLSRDAPLPVIVDEIISGDAWGYRRRARLGLQWQPKQQRLQMGFRQAASNDLVELKQCPVLVPELEALLAPLYRCLSELSAARRLGHVELVLADNGPLMVLRHLDALSLGDRAKLERFSHEQQVMLYLADGSDTLQALSDREPFYRSYDLPLTFSPQNFIQVNDRVNQQMVAKAIEWLDLQPEDRVLDLFCGMGNFTLPVGKFVQNAVGVEGVAALVQQAAYNASQNNLGNVRFFQHNLEEDVTRQPWATQGFNKVLLDPARAGAAGVMAHVVKLAPERVVYVSCNPTTLARDSQTLLSAGYQLERVAMLDMFPHTSHLESMVLFSKT
- the relA gene encoding GTP diphosphokinase gives rise to the protein MVAVRSAHLNTAGEFALDQWIASLSINNPQSCQRLADAWRYCEAETHNHPDQALLLWRGIEMVEILTMLSMDIDSLRAALLFPLANADVVSEEDLEQAFGKGIVMLVHGVRDMDAIRQLKAIHNDSMASEQVDNVRRMLLAMVEDFRCVVIKLAERIAHLREMKDAPEDERVLAAKESTNIYAPLANRLGIGQLKWELEDYCFRYLHPDEYKRIAKLLHERRIDREGYIESFVENLRAEMQKEGVRAEVYGRPKHIYSIWRKMQKKSLAFDELFDVRAVRIVAERLQDCYGALGTVHTLYRHLPSEFDDYVANPKPNGYQSIHTVVLGPQGKTVEIQIRTRQMHEDAELGVAAHWKYKEGPTTSNARGAAGHEERIAWLRKLITWQEEMADSGEMLEEVRSQVFDDRVYVFTPKGDVVDLPAGSTPLDFAYHIHSDIGHRCIGAKISGRIVPFTYQLQMGDQIEVITQKQPNPSRDWLNPNLGYITTSRGRSKIHAWFRKQDRDKNIIAGRQILESELNQMDISMREAEKLLLPRYNVSSQDELLAMIGGGDIRLNQMVNFLQGKLNKPSAEEEDREALRQLTQKSHASSSRKESGRVVVEGVGNLLHHIARCCQPIPGDDIVGFITQGRGISIHRADCDQLTELISHAPERIVDAVWGEDYSSGYSLVVRVTANDRSGLLRDITTILANEKVNVLGVSSRSDTKKQLATIDMDIEIYNQQVLGRVLARLNQVPDIIDARRLH